From one Delphinus delphis chromosome 21, mDelDel1.2, whole genome shotgun sequence genomic stretch:
- the LOC132417523 gene encoding succinate dehydrogenase [ubiquinone] cytochrome b small subunit, mitochondrial-like, translating to MATLWRRSVLCGARGRRAGSKAASLHWTGERVVSVLLLGLIPAAYLNPCSAVDYSLAAALILHSHWGVGQVVTDYVRGAALQKAAKAGFLVLSAFTFVGLCYFNYHDVGICKAVAMLWKL from the exons ATGGCGACTCTCTGGAGGCGGAGTGTCCTCTGCGGTGCCAGAGGTCGGCGAG CTGGTTCCAAGGCTGCATCTCTCCACTGGACTGGTGAGAGGGTTGTCAGTGTTTTGCTCCTGGGCCTAATTCCAGCTGCTTATTTGAATCCTTGCTCTGCGGTGGACTACTCTCTGGCTGCAGCCCTCATTCTTCATAGTCACTGGGGCGTTGGACAAGTTGTTACTGACTATGTTCGAGGGGCTGCATTGCAGAAAGCTGCCAAGGCAGGCTTTTTGGTGCTCTCGGCGTTCACCTTTGTTGGGCTTTGTTATTTCAACTATCATGATGTGGGCATCTGCAAAGCTGTGGCTATGCTGTGGAAGCTCTGA
- the ZFP42 gene encoding zinc finger protein 42 homolog produces the protein MDQKLKKREKTLGQKGLGRRAVSGDKSPPAPQKPPDTTWTLCDEEVCYETSFRVVEEDSFSDCYIECIIRGEFSEPIMEEDSLLKSFDCLKQGSEQELSQQVLTASSLLERSLEYMKKGAKQELPQQFGGENSLLESSEYMTGKKLPPGEIPSIDFSDPKQLTECTKMKPSTNKEYDAPEKIVCPESGCIREFKNRASLRKHLRVHSPRDHVCAECGKAFKESAKLKRHFLVHTGEKPFPCTFEGCGKRFSLSFNLRTHVRIHTGEKPFVCPSEGCLKKFIQSNNMKAHLLTHAKAKMSQ, from the coding sequence ATGGACCAGAaactgaagaaaagggaaaagacactTGGCCAGAAAGGCCTTGGTAGAAGAGCTGTCAGTGGGGACAAGTCACCGCCAGCCCCGCAGAAACCTCCTGACACGACGTGGACCTTATGTGATGAGGAAGTGTGCTATGAGACTAGCTTTCGGGTTGTTGAAGAGGATTCCTTCTCTGACTGTTACATAGAATGCATAATAAGAGGTGAGTTTTCTGAACCTATCATGGAAGAGGACTCACTTCTTAAGTCCTTTGACTGTCTGAAACAAGGATCAGAACAAGAGCTTTCTCAACAGGTTCTTACGGCAAGCTCACTTCTTGAACGTTCCTTGGAATACATGAAAAAGGGGGCAAAACAAGAACTTCCTCAACAGTTTGGTGGAGAGAATTCACTTCTTGAGTCTTCTGAGTACATGACAGGCAAGAAGCTTCCTCCTGGAGAAATACCCAGCATTGACTTTTCAGATCCTAAACAGCTCACAGAATGTACTAAAATGAAGCCAAGTACAAATAAAGAATATGATGCTCCAGAAAAAATTGTTTGTCCTGAGAGTGGATGCATAAGAGAGTTCAAGAATAGAGCATCCCTGAGAAAGCATCTCCGAGTTCATAGTCCCCGAGATCACGTATGTgcagaatgtgggaaagccttcaagGAGAGCGCAAAACTAAAAAGACATTTTCTGGTTCATACCGGAGAGAAGCCATTTCCGTGTACTTTTGAAGGGTGCGGAAAACGTTTTTCCCTGTCCTTCAATTTGCGTACACATGTGCGCatccacactggggagaaaccttTTGTATGTCCCTCTGAAGGCTGTCTCAAGAAGTTTATTCAGTCAAATAACATGAAAGCGCACCTCTTAACTCATGCAAAGGCCAAAATGAGTCAatga